GCGCCCCACCCGGCGGGGCCTATTTGACCGGCTTGGGGGCGTCGGCGGCCGGCGCCTTCGGCGTCGGCGGCGCCGGCTTGGCTCCGCCCGCGACGCCCTCCATGAACGAACGCCCCTCGAAGATGACGCCCTTGTCGATCTGGAGCATGGGGGTCGTCAGGTCGCCCTTGACCCGGCCCGGCGCGTGGATCTCGATGCCGCGCTTGGCCCGGATGTTCCCGATGACCGTCCCCTGGATGATGATCTCGCCGACGTCGATCTCGGCCTGGACGAGGGCGCCCTCGCCGACGACCAGCACGTCGTCCGAGAACACCTCGCCCGACAGTTTTCCGTCGATGCGGACCGTGCCCTCGAACGTGAGCTTGCCCTCGAACTCGCTGCCGCGACCCAGCAGCGTGTTGATCTCTCCGACTACCGCCTTCTTCGGTGCAGGTTCGGCCATGGGTACCCCCTGAGCCGCGCCAGCCTACCACCTCACCGGCGCAGGGTGAACTGCTGGCGTTGCTCCGTGCGCTCGGACCAGTCGAGCCGGCGGCGTTCGGGGCGGTACCCCGGACGGCGCAGTTCGATCGTCTCGGCCGCGCTGGGGTCGAGATCCGACAGCGTCAGCGGCGTGCGGCCCACCGAGCGCCCGTTGAGGAACACCTCGGCGTCCGGCGGCGTGCTCTCGACGTGGAGGGTCACGAGCACCGGCTTGAGCGCGGCGATCACGGTCACGCGGCCGCCCTCGACCGGGATCTCCTCGTCGCGCTGCCAGCGGCGGAACCCGGGCCGCTCGACCTCGATGCGATAGCGAGTCCCCGGATGGACGCCGCCGACGACCAGCGGCGTCACGCCCGGCTGCCGCGCGCCGTTGACGGTGACGGTCGCGCCCTCCGGGATCGATACGACCTCGATCGCGGCGGACGGCGGCGCCGTGCCGCCGTCGAGCGCGACGACGCCGATGCCGACGCCGGCGGCCACGCAGGCGGCCGCGAGCGCAGCGCGCCACACCCAGCGCGGCAGGCGGGCCGGCCGGCCCACCCGGAACGCATCGGGCAGCGCGTCGGCGTCGAGCGCGCGCACCCGCGCCGTCGCCCCCGCGCCGGGCGGCGGAGAGAAAGCGGGGGGGATCCCCGGAGCGCCGCCGCCGGCGAGCGGCGGCACCGCGGCCGAGGCGATCGCCGGCGCGGCCGCGGCTGCCGGTGCCCCCGGGGCGTGCTGCGCCCCGGTCTGTCGGCCCCGCCGCAGAGCCGCCGGAAGCGCGTCCACCGTCGGCTGCTCGTCGGGGGCGAACGCGCCCGGCTCGCGCGTCTGCGTCGGGCCGGCGGCGATCGCCTCCTCGATGAGCGCCGCGATCGGCGTGCGATCGCCCGCCGCCGGCACGCCCTCCGCGGGGGTGCGGCGCGACTGCCGGGGCCGGCGCACCGCGCTCACCGCCGGACGCGGCACGCGCGCGTCGAGCGCGGCGGTCGGCGGCGCGGGGGCGCGCGGAATCGGCCGCAGCGGCAAGCGCGACGGGTGGCGAACGGTCTCGGCCTCCAGCGGGTCGTCGCCGCCGGCCGCGCCCGCCGGCGCGCGCGCGACGGTCACCTCGTCGTCGTAGGCCGGCGCGGCCGGCGTGCGCACTCCGGTGGTGCCGTCGTCCTCGTCGTCGACCACCGTATCCGCCGCGCCGGCCACCCCCGCGAACGCCGGCGGCCCGTCGTCGATGATCGTCCGGTCGTCGTCGAAGTCGGATGCGTCGACCTCGCGCGTCGTGGACCGCGGCGACCGCCCGCCGCCGTCCGCTCCGGCCATGTGGCGCGCCATGTCCTGCACGCGAAAGATGACGCTGTTTTCGTCGGTGAACTCGTCGCGCGAGCGGACGAGATCGGACTGATCGAGCCGGCGCGTGATATGCGCCGCGCTGCGCGCCTGCGGCGACGGTTCCTCGACCGGCGGCGGCGTGAGGCCGTCGCCCAGCACGTCGGCCATGAACTTGGCCAGCTTGCTGGCCGAGAACACCGGCGAGTACACGTGGAGGAAGCGCTCGAGGTCCGTCGCCAGTTCGGCCGCCGACCGGTATCGGTCGTCCGGGTTCTTTTGCAGGCAATGCATGACGATCCGCTCGAGCTGCGGCGGGATGTCGCGCCGCAGGGTCGTCGGCGGAGCGATGTCGGCTCGGCGTACCATCGCGAGCAGCTGGTTCATGTCCTCCTCGAGGTACAGCATCCGGCCGGTGAGCATCTCGTACAGCAAGATGCCGGTGCTGAAGATGTCGCTGCGATGGTCGACCGTGTCGCCCCACGCCTGCTCGGGCGACATGTAGTAGTACTTGCCCTTGATGACGCCGACCGCCGTCTGGCGGGCGCGCATGGTCGCCTTTGCGATGCCGAAGTCGACGAGCTTGACTTCGCCCGCGTGCGACAGCAGCACATTCTGCGGCGATACGTCGCGGTGGACGATGCCGAGCGGCCGGCCGTTGTGGTCGCGTTTGCGATGCGCGTAGTCGAGCCCGGTGGCAACCTCTTTGGCGATGAACGCGGCGACGTCCATCGGCATGTCGATGTCGCGCTCGGCAGCGCGCCGCAGCAGTTGGTACAGATCGCAGCCGTCGACATACTCGAGCGTGATGTAGTAGGTGTCGCCGACGCGGCCGAGGTCGAACGTCTGCGCGATGTTGACGTGCTGCAGCTGAACCGTGATCTTCGCCTCGTCGATGAGCATCTGGATGAACTGCTCGTCCTGCGAGAAGTTCGGATGGATCATCTTGAGCGCGACGTACTTTTCGAACCCGGCAATCCCGCCGGTCTTCGCGAGATGGATCTCGGCCATGCCGCCGACGGCGATCTGGTGCACGAGGCGATACGGCCCGAACGGACGCTCGGCCATCTAGCGGTGATCTTAGAACGAATCGCCGACCGGGCCCAACGCGTGGCCGGCCGCGTGCGCGCGGCGTCGGCTGCCGCGACGAGCGCGCGGTTCAGCCGCCGCGTCTGGCCAGCGGGTTCGTCTCGGGCGTCGGCCCGTCGCGGAGCATCTCAGCCTGCCCGGGGTGTACGAACACGCCGACGAGCCGCAGCGGCACCTTCTTGCCGCGGTCGAACGTGCAGACGACCTCCGTCGCGATGTTGTATGCCACGTTGACGATGTAGCTCGCCGCCGCGTTCGCCACCAGGTAGAGCCCGAGACCGGCGCCGTAGGTCTTGCGGTCGATCTGCTGCGACGAGTGCAGGCATTTGTTGATGTACGCGAGGATCGTGTTCTTCGCGAGGCGGCCGAACCGATCGCGCACCGCGACGGCGAACTGCGTGTCCGTCGCCGCGTACCGGATCGACACGGGCCGAGGCGAACGCGTGGCGGTGCGGTCGTGCGGATCGATGTCGGCGAACACCTGGTTGCCGAACTCGTCGACGGGCGCGTCGTACAGCGCGTTCATCAACAGTTCTTCGCACACCTGGCCGATCGCGCTGCGCACCTGCCGGCGCATCTTCGTCTGCTCGGCGAATTCGAGGATGCGATCGATCGCCTGCCCGCGGCCCTGGAAGTCGCGCAATCGGATGTAGTTGACCGGCGTTCCCTCGGGCAGGTACTTCTCGATGCCGAAGATATCGCCGGTGAGCAGCTTCTGCGCGGTCACGAACACGCCGCGGTCGAGTTCGTCGCCGACGATGACGTGGTTGACGCGGTGGTCCGCGAGGATGCGCGTCAGTTCGTTGAGCCGCCCATCCTTGAGAATGCACGCGACGTGGGCCTTGTCGCGCAGCCGCGGAATCGCCCGCTCGAGCGACTCGAGATCGTCGAGCCCGTAGAAGATGTAGCGGTGCGGGATGATCTCGTTTTCGACCGCGTCGGCGCTGCGGACGGCGTCAACCTCGGCTCCCGCGCGTTCGAGATTGGCCACGATGCGGCGGAGCTGGTCGAGGTCTTGTGAGATCGCGAGGACGCGGCGGCGGGACAAAACTCTCCTGAGGCCCTGGGGCGAGATTCGCCGGAAGCGACGCCATTCTAGCGAAATTCCGCAGGATTCAAAAGATTGCAACGTCGTCGAAATTGCGCACAATGGGCCACGATGGCGTCGTCGGCCAAACCCAAGGTGCTGGTCGTGGACGACGAGCCGGACATGCTCGACTTCCTGGAGCGCGTCCTGCGGCGCCGGTTCGACGTCTACCGCACCGGCAACGCGCAACAGGCGCTCGCCTGGCTAGAGGCCGGCGACTTCGCCGTCCTGGTCACCGACCAGAAGATGCCGCGGCTCACCGGGCTCGACCTCCTCGATCGCATTGGCGATCGCTACCCGAAGTTGGTGAAGATTTTGATCAGCGGCTTCACCGACGTGCCGGACATCGAGCGGGCCGCCGCCCAGGGGCGCATCCACAACTACGTGCTCAAGCCCGTGGACGGCGAACGCCTGCTCGAAGCGATCGACGAGGCGTATGCCGCGCGCGATCGGCGGGCGCCGGCACCCGCCGACTAGGGGCCGTCGCGCACGGCCACGGGCCGCGGTGGCGATCCGCGGGCGATCCTCGGCGTACGTCCTCGCGCCCTGCGTTTCCGTATGTGGATACGCGCCGTCGCGCGCCGCGGGGGTGCGCCGCACCTCGCCTCGTATCTCACAACCTCGATCAGTACGTGTAGTTGAGGCCCGCGACGAAGCGGAAGTCCGGCCGCGGGTTGGGGAGGAACTCGAACCGCGGACCGAAGTCGCCGAAGCCGTCGGGGTAGTAGTGGCGCGTGTTGAAGGCGTTGTACGCGAACGCCCGCGCGCGCAGCCGGTCGACGCCGAACGCGTCGTACCAGGTCAGGCCCGCCAGCAGCTCGGCGCCCGGCGGCAGCCGGTCGGCGACCAACTCGTACGGCTGCACGACGATCGAATTTTCGTCGGGCAGCGTGCCCGGCGCCGGATCGCGGTCGAGCTGCCGGTACTCGATGATCCGGTTGAAGTCCTCCATCGCGCCGTACACGCGCAACGTCGTCGTCGCCTGCAGGCGATCCGGGATCAGGTTGTATACGCCGCCGATGTTGAACCAGTTTTCGGGATTGGCGCGGAACCTCCCGCGGTCGGCCGAGTTGACGCGCAGCCACGTGTACGCGAGTTCCACGCGGTGTCCGCCGCGCAGGTAGACCTTGCCGAGGAACTCGACGGAGTGGATGCCGCGGTCGGCCGCGTTGTCGTAGGCGCCGCCGGCAATCTGGATGAGGTTGTGCAGGCGCGTGTAGCTGTAGTCGGCGCGGAAGTTGACCTCGCGCAGACTCCGCTTGCCGCGAAACAGGCGCGCGTTCAGCTCGCCCTGAATCGCCTGGCTGTTTTCGACGTCGATGTCGGGCCTGCCCTGAATCTGGATCGCGGCGCCGTTCGAGTCGGTGTTGATGAACACCGGCGGCCGGAAGCCCTCGGTGTAGTTGAGCTTGGCGTGCCAGTCTTTCGCCAGCTCGACGACGGCCGCCCCGGAGAAGATGAGCTGCGTCGGATAGCTCCGGGTCGACAGGGCGTCGGGCGCGGCCTGCACGCGGACGCCGCCGTCGAGGATGAACCGCTGGCTCGGCCGCCACTGCGGGTTGAAGTACGCGCCGAGCACCGTGCGGTCCGTCTCGAACAGGAACGTCAACGGGCAATTGGGCACGAACATGGTCTGCCCGGGGTTTTCCGGGTCCGGCTGGCGCGGACACGGTAGCTGGCCGATGCGGGACAGATCGCCCGGGCCGACGATCGACGCTCGGCCGCCCGGCCCCTGGCGCGAGTCGGTGACCGTGCTCGGCATCCACTCGCGGAACGCCTCGGCGCCGTACAGCAGGCGCAGGTTCGCGGGCAGTTCGACGTCGCCGTCGAAGATCGCGCCCGTCCGGTACGACACGCCGTCCCACTTGAAGCTCAGGCCGCCCTCGAGCAGCGCGGTCGGCGCGAGAACCAGCAGCTGGTCGTACGCGCGATGGAACTGGACGCCGTAGGCGCGCACCGTCGCCCCGGCGCGGCCGTCGGCGAACCGCGTGCGGTAGCTCGCCGTGATGAACCGGTCGAACCACGTGTACTGGTTCTTGCGGCCCAGGCGGCCGCGGTCCACGCACCGATCGTCGCCCCGGTAGGCGTCCGGATTGCGGCGATCGGCGTCGAGCCCCGGATCGACGTAGGAGCAGTCGAGTTGGCCGTCGCCGTCGAGGTCCCAGGTGTCCTCCGGCAGATCCTTGACGGACACGACGCCCGGGAAGCCGAGCGGCGTGTAGCGCTCGACGAACAGCGGCGCGCGCACCGACACGTCGAGCGCGCCGACCGACAGCTTGCCGTTGACCTGAAAGAACATCGACCGCGGCGGGTCCGCCGCCGTGAGCGCGCCCCAGACGGCCTGCGAGTTGGGCTGCGGCGTCGGCGTCGAAAACAGGTGCTGCGGCATCTCGAACCGCGGCCCGATATAGGTGTCGAACGAACCGTGCAGCAGCAGCGACGTGTCGTCGCGGCCGAACAGTTCCGGTAGCCCGGCCATCACGTAGCCGCGCATGACGCCGCGGTCGCCCGGTCCGTCGCCGTAGCGGATGTCGGCCTCGACGCCGTCGACGTCGTCGGCGTCCTTGGTGATCACGTTGAGGATGCCCATGTACGAGTTGGCGCCCCACAGCACGCCGCCCGGCCCCGTCACCATCTCGATGCGCTTGACCAGCTCGAGCGGCATGACGCGCCCGACGCTCGCCGTGTTCTCCAGCGGGGAAAACAGCGAGATGCCGTCGTTCATGTACAACATCGACTGCAGCGTGCCGCGGACGATACCGAACGGGAACTGGCCGTGGATTGCGTCGATGCGAAGCCAGCCCGGCACCGTGTCGAACGCGTCGTCGATGCGGCTGAACCCGCGCTCGTAGATGTCCTCCCCGGTGAGGACGGTGACGATGGCCGGCGCCTCCTGCACCGTGGTGACGCCCTTGGCCGCCGACTGGACCACGTTGGCCAGGTCGATCTCCTCGTCCCCCTCCTCGCGGCCGCCCGCGATGTCGAGCATGAGGACCGGCACCTCGATGTCGATCTCCGGTTCGTCCCGATCCGGATCGGCGCCCGGTTGCGCGCCGGCGGGCCGCGCGATCGCCCCCGCGACGAACGCCGCGGCCAGCCACGTCTTGATCGTCGTCGTCATGCGCACTCCCTACCTCTGCTCCGTACGGATGAAGTCGATCCGGGCGTTGCGCGGATCGGTCGGCGGCTGCACGATCGGCAGGCGCGAGCCGAGCCCGGCCGCCTGGAGGCGTCCCGCATCGACGCCCTTGCTCACGAGGTAGTCTCGGACCGCGTTGGCACGCTGCTGCGCCAGTCGCAGATCGCGCGCCTGCTGCTGGCGAACGCGCCGCCGGTTGCGGCTCTTGGTGCCGAGCGGTACGTGCACCTCGATGCGGATCCGCACGTCGCGGTACTCGGGCTGATTGAGCAGCGCCGCGATGTCGTCGAGGATCGCCCGGTCGGCCTTGGTGAGCTTGGCGCTGGTCGCGCCGGAAAACTCGATGCGCGAGCCGCCCAGGTTGATCCGACCGGGATCCATCTGGACGCCGCCGGCGACGATGTCGTCCGGGCAGCCGTCCGTGTCATCGGTACCGTTGACCGTCTCGGGCTCGTTGGGGCACTGGTCCTTCGCATCGGGGATGCCGTCGCCGTCGTTGTCCTCGTCGGGACAGCCGTCGTCGTCCTCGAACTTGTCCATGTCTTCCGGATCGCCCGGGCACCGGTCGGTGACGTCGGGCACGCCGTCGCCGTCGTTGTCGCGCTCGGGACAGCCGTCATCATCCTGGTAGCCGTCGCGGTCCTCCGGCTCGTCGCGGCACTGATCCTCGGCGTCGATCACGCCGTCGCCGTCGTTGTCGAGATCCGGGCAGCCGTCGTCGTCCTGATAGCCGTCGGTGTCCTCGGGCTCGTCGGGACAGATGTCGATCTGATCGGGAACGCCGTCGCCGTCCGCGTCGCCGCGGCCGATCACGCGCGCCCCCTCGGGCGTCGGCTGCCACACGATCGCGGTCATCACCCGAAAGTCGGCGCCGCGGCCGTCGCCGATCAGGCGGTCGGTGCCGCCGGCGACGTGCAAGCTGGTGTCCGCGGTCATGCGAAACTGCGCGCCGGCCAGCGCCATCGCCGCCGGATCGCCGCCCCGCATGTCCGGGTCGAAGAAGTCCTCATCCTTGAGCGCGCCACATTTGCGGCCGTCGACGGTCCGACACCCCTCGAGCGTGAGCGACCGGATCGGGTAGAACGCCGTCAACTCGCCCCCGACCGTCAGTCGCGACGCCAGGGCGAGCTGCACGCCGAGACCGGCCATCGCCTCCGAGCCGACTTCGAGCACGGCGACCGCGTCGTCGGGCGTCTGCAGCGCGGCCGCGTTGTACGCCTCGAGCACGTTGCGATTGCGAATGCGCAGGCCCGCGTTGAACAAAAGCCGGCTCGCCGTGCCGAGTCGCCGTTCGTAGGCCAGCTTGGGCTCGATGACGAAACCGTCGTCGCCGACGAACATCTCCTCGTCGCCGAACGGCAGGCTCAGCGTACCCAGCAACGCGATCTGCATGCGGCGGTTGTCGAACAGCTTGTACTTGAAGCCGACGCGCGCGTCCGTCGGCACCACCTTGCCCTCGTCGACGAACCCGCCGCTCGGGTCGATGTTGCTCACCGGCCGCAGCGAGATGAGTCCGGTCGACGGATCCGCGCCGCTGGTCCGGTACAGACCGCGCTCGCCGTAGCCCTGGTCCGGGTTCGTGCGCAGCATGCCGCCGTCGAACGCGATCGTGAGGCGGTTGGTGATCGCCAGCGCGAGGGTGATGTGAAGCGGCACGGTGAACTTGAGCACCGGATCGGTCGCGGTGTCGTCCGGCGTGTCGCCGATGCCCGGCACGGCGACGTTCAGCGGCGATTGGACGAACCCGATGCCGAACTTGAACGAGAAGTCGTAGCGCGGCAGCGATTGCGCCGCATCCAGCGTCCACAGGCCGAGCGCGTCGACCGACGGCTTGTACAGATCGGCGTCCACCCCGGAGTGCGGACTGCCCGCCGCGGCCGGTCCGGCCGCGCCGAGCGCGACGGCGACCGCCGCCCCGACCGCCGCGGCGGCTTTCGTGGCTGTCATCGCGTCCCCCTCGTGGTCATGCGTCGCGCCCCGCCGCCGTCACTGGCACGCCATCGACAAATCGCCGGCCGCGTGGGTGAACGACTCGCGGAAGAACAACACGCCCGCGATCGACGCGGCCGACTCCGACTGCCACTCGCAGTTGTCACCGATGTCGCCGCCGACGCCGCTCAGGAAGGGGAGGCCGGAGATGTTGACCATCAGCGCCATCCCGTTGGGCCCCGTGCGGTCGAGCGCCGGGTCGACCGTCGAGCGCGAAAGCGGCGCCGTGTCGGAGAAGTAGAAGTCGTCGTCCGGGCGGGTCGTACCGCCGGCCGTGACGGTCACGCCCTCGACCGGCGCGCCGGTGGCGGCGTCGGGGTGGAAGAACACGACGCCGTAGACCCCCTTGTCCACGAAGGTCTTGTCGCTGCCGAACGGCTCGCCCGCGGTCGTGGTCCACATCTGATCGGTGGACGACGCCAGGCTGAACGCGCGAAGGCCCTTGCGCGCCTCGCCGACCTGAACCGGGAACGCGATGCCGGTGAGCCGCCGCGCGTCGGTCGCGCCGGCATCGTCGACCGCGATCGCCATGAACCCGCTGAACGAC
The Deltaproteobacteria bacterium DNA segment above includes these coding regions:
- a CDS encoding polymer-forming cytoskeletal protein, translated to MAEPAPKKAVVGEINTLLGRGSEFEGKLTFEGTVRIDGKLSGEVFSDDVLVVGEGALVQAEIDVGEIIIQGTVIGNIRAKRGIEIHAPGRVKGDLTTPMLQIDKGVIFEGRSFMEGVAGGAKPAPPTPKAPAADAPKPVK
- a CDS encoding PEGA domain-containing protein encodes the protein MAERPFGPYRLVHQIAVGGMAEIHLAKTGGIAGFEKYVALKMIHPNFSQDEQFIQMLIDEAKITVQLQHVNIAQTFDLGRVGDTYYITLEYVDGCDLYQLLRRAAERDIDMPMDVAAFIAKEVATGLDYAHRKRDHNGRPLGIVHRDVSPQNVLLSHAGEVKLVDFGIAKATMRARQTAVGVIKGKYYYMSPEQAWGDTVDHRSDIFSTGILLYEMLTGRMLYLEEDMNQLLAMVRRADIAPPTTLRRDIPPQLERIVMHCLQKNPDDRYRSAAELATDLERFLHVYSPVFSASKLAKFMADVLGDGLTPPPVEEPSPQARSAAHITRRLDQSDLVRSRDEFTDENSVIFRVQDMARHMAGADGGGRSPRSTTREVDASDFDDDRTIIDDGPPAFAGVAGAADTVVDDEDDGTTGVRTPAAPAYDDEVTVARAPAGAAGGDDPLEAETVRHPSRLPLRPIPRAPAPPTAALDARVPRPAVSAVRRPRQSRRTPAEGVPAAGDRTPIAALIEEAIAAGPTQTREPGAFAPDEQPTVDALPAALRRGRQTGAQHAPGAPAAAAAPAIASAAVPPLAGGGAPGIPPAFSPPPGAGATARVRALDADALPDAFRVGRPARLPRWVWRAALAAACVAAGVGIGVVALDGGTAPPSAAIEVVSIPEGATVTVNGARQPGVTPLVVGGVHPGTRYRIEVERPGFRRWQRDEEIPVEGGRVTVIAALKPVLVTLHVESTPPDAEVFLNGRSVGRTPLTLSDLDPSAAETIELRRPGYRPERRRLDWSERTEQRQQFTLRR
- a CDS encoding response regulator, yielding MASSAKPKVLVVDDEPDMLDFLERVLRRRFDVYRTGNAQQALAWLEAGDFAVLVTDQKMPRLTGLDLLDRIGDRYPKLVKILISGFTDVPDIERAAAQGRIHNYVLKPVDGERLLEAIDEAYAARDRRAPAPAD